The Tenacibaculum jejuense genome includes a window with the following:
- a CDS encoding DUF4097 family beta strand repeat-containing protein produces the protein MKTIKISLLILLFNILFINAQYLKGEKKYNQVETIEEEYQFLEQSPDNIVVIDNVYGSIDVEGYNGKTIKIEVVKKVSADTKQDVAEGMQEIGVKSSKKGDAVYIYMDSPYSKFDLETGNFQHHEFNFGSRRNYKHRKKRMYKYRLDFKVKVPKNVSIDVKAINKGNITIDNVHGKLLIVHNVNGAIDMTNVSGQTDVNALNKDINITYAKNPTKESWFKSLNGDINVLFKNGLNAEISYKTMNGNFYTNFDVEKTTPQVSKIKQNSKRGVKYKLNKRKNFKIGNGKIPFHFDQLNGDAIVKK, from the coding sequence ATGAAAACAATTAAAATCAGTTTATTAATACTATTGTTCAATATCTTATTTATAAATGCACAATATCTTAAAGGAGAAAAGAAGTACAATCAAGTTGAAACAATAGAAGAAGAATATCAATTTTTAGAACAATCGCCAGACAATATTGTGGTAATCGATAATGTTTACGGTTCTATAGATGTGGAAGGTTACAACGGAAAAACCATCAAAATTGAAGTAGTAAAGAAAGTTTCAGCAGATACAAAACAAGATGTTGCTGAAGGTATGCAAGAAATAGGAGTGAAATCTTCAAAAAAGGGAGATGCAGTTTATATTTATATGGATTCACCGTATTCTAAGTTTGATTTAGAAACAGGAAATTTTCAACATCATGAGTTTAATTTCGGAAGTAGAAGAAATTACAAACATCGTAAGAAAAGAATGTATAAATATCGTTTAGATTTTAAAGTGAAAGTTCCTAAAAATGTAAGTATAGATGTTAAAGCAATTAATAAAGGCAATATTACGATAGATAATGTTCATGGAAAATTATTAATCGTGCATAATGTGAATGGAGCAATTGATATGACCAATGTTTCTGGACAAACAGATGTAAATGCTTTGAATAAAGATATTAATATCACCTATGCTAAAAATCCAACTAAAGAAAGCTGGTTTAAATCACTAAACGGAGATATTAATGTGTTGTTTAAAAATGGATTAAATGCAGAAATTAGTTACAAAACAATGAATGGAAACTTTTATACAAATTTTGATGTTGAGAAAACAACGCCTCAAGTTTCCAAAATAAAACAGAACTCAAAAAGAGGAGTAAAATATAAACTTAATAAAAGAAAGAATTTTAAAATAGGAAATGGTAAAATTCCTTTTCATTTCGATCAGTTGAATGGAGATGCCATTGTAAAAAAATAA
- the udk gene encoding uridine kinase, whose translation MFIIGIAGGTGSGKTTVVNQIINELPPDEVCVISQDSYYNATDNLTYDQRSKINFDHPRAIDFELLVKHLTELKNNQIIEQPVYSFVTHNRTKDTVKTHPRKVVIVEGILIFNNKELRNLCDIKIFVHADADERLIRRVKRDITERGRDINEVLSRYQDTLKPMHQEFIEPTKNYADIIIPNDRYNTVAIDIVRTVISERL comes from the coding sequence ATTTTTATCATAGGAATTGCTGGAGGAACAGGAAGTGGAAAAACTACTGTAGTAAATCAAATAATTAATGAGTTACCGCCAGATGAAGTCTGTGTAATTTCTCAAGACTCATATTACAACGCTACAGACAATTTAACCTATGATCAAAGATCAAAAATTAATTTTGATCATCCTCGAGCTATCGATTTTGAATTATTGGTTAAACATTTAACAGAACTTAAAAATAATCAGATCATAGAACAACCTGTGTATTCATTTGTCACTCATAATAGAACAAAAGATACAGTAAAAACACATCCTCGTAAGGTGGTTATTGTAGAAGGGATATTAATCTTTAATAATAAAGAGTTGAGAAATTTGTGTGACATTAAAATCTTTGTGCATGCAGATGCTGATGAGCGCTTAATTAGAAGAGTTAAAAGAGATATTACAGAGCGTGGTAGAGACATTAATGAAGTTTTATCTCGTTATCAAGATACTTTAAAACCAATGCACCAAGAGTTTATTGAACCTACAAAAAACTATGCAGATATTATTATTCCTAACGACAGATATAATACAGTAGCCATTGATATTGTTAGAACTGTAATTAGCGAACGCTTGTAG
- a CDS encoding HEAT repeat domain-containing protein — protein MENLDVKAMMIDYLSGNLSETEEKNFKIQLEKDPALKEEFLEMSFFWEAENTEIPEPTMEMDRKFYEMLNEEVKEEQKDSSLVRFIKRVEVLPFRKVFYALGILTIGFFLGKGMNNVKEVHITEEVRVAQKETEQVRSQLVLTLLDQPSANQRLQAVNEVSKLSEVTETIIKALFATLNNDENVNVRLSAIESLKKYTDMPIVREGLVASIVHQKSPLVQIELADVMVLLQEKEAVKPFKELIDQEGINSSAKQKIEESISNIY, from the coding sequence ATGGAAAATTTAGATGTTAAAGCAATGATGATAGATTACTTATCTGGTAATTTATCTGAAACAGAAGAAAAGAATTTTAAAATTCAGTTAGAAAAAGATCCGGCTTTAAAAGAAGAATTCTTAGAAATGAGTTTTTTCTGGGAAGCAGAGAATACAGAAATTCCAGAGCCTACTATGGAAATGGATCGAAAGTTTTATGAAATGCTGAATGAAGAAGTGAAGGAAGAACAAAAAGATTCATCATTAGTACGATTTATAAAACGTGTAGAAGTATTACCATTTAGAAAAGTATTCTATGCATTAGGTATTTTAACTATTGGCTTTTTTTTAGGAAAAGGGATGAACAATGTAAAAGAAGTACACATCACTGAAGAAGTAAGAGTAGCTCAAAAAGAAACAGAGCAAGTACGATCTCAATTGGTATTAACATTATTAGATCAACCTTCTGCAAATCAAAGGTTACAAGCTGTTAATGAAGTGAGTAAATTAAGTGAAGTAACAGAAACAATTATAAAGGCTTTGTTCGCAACATTAAATAACGATGAAAATGTAAATGTTCGTTTATCTGCAATAGAATCTTTAAAAAAATACACAGACATGCCTATTGTAAGAGAAGGATTGGTTGCTTCGATAGTACATCAGAAATCACCATTAGTACAAATAGAATTAGCAGATGTGATGGTTTTATTACAGGAAAAAGAAGCTGTAAAACCATTTAAAGAATTAATAGATCAAGAAGGAATAAATTCTAGCGCAAAACAAAAAATAGAAGAAAGTATATCTAACATATACTAA
- a CDS encoding DUF4097 family beta strand repeat-containing protein, which translates to MRFIKIIISIVFLVVFQLSAQETVKVPLTDPSKPGFLKVKILNGAIKVKGSNTKEVIIKASVREGNKYRSRKKKNRKDLQGLKQISNTGLDFSVKEYNNAIDVDSDRNGTTDFEIEVPKDFSLRLSTYNSGEIYVENVNGIMDVSNANGKITLKDISGAVSADALNKDITVNFLKVTPDTPMAFSSLNGDIDITFPKSLKADVRIKSERGDIFTDYDLKSKPVKSKTSKSERTGNGYKVKVEKWIEGEINGGGPEILFKNYNGDVIIRSN; encoded by the coding sequence ATGAGATTTATTAAAATAATAATCAGCATTGTTTTCTTAGTTGTTTTTCAACTTTCAGCTCAAGAAACTGTAAAAGTACCATTAACAGATCCATCTAAACCAGGATTTTTAAAAGTGAAGATTCTTAACGGTGCTATAAAAGTAAAAGGTTCTAATACTAAAGAAGTAATTATAAAAGCTTCCGTTAGGGAAGGAAATAAATACAGAAGTAGGAAAAAGAAAAATAGAAAAGATTTACAAGGATTAAAACAAATTTCAAATACAGGATTAGATTTTAGTGTAAAAGAATATAATAATGCTATTGATGTAGATTCTGATAGAAATGGTACGACAGATTTTGAAATTGAAGTTCCTAAAGATTTTTCTCTAAGGCTATCGACTTACAATAGTGGTGAAATTTATGTAGAAAATGTAAATGGTATTATGGATGTAAGTAATGCGAACGGAAAAATCACATTAAAAGATATTAGTGGAGCTGTAAGTGCCGATGCATTAAATAAAGATATTACAGTAAATTTTCTTAAAGTTACTCCAGATACACCTATGGCGTTTAGTAGTTTAAATGGAGATATAGATATTACTTTTCCCAAAAGTTTAAAAGCAGATGTAAGAATTAAATCTGAACGAGGTGATATTTTTACCGATTACGATTTAAAATCGAAGCCTGTTAAAAGTAAAACTTCTAAAAGTGAAAGAACTGGTAATGGATATAAAGTAAAAGTAGAAAAATGGATAGAAGGAGAAATTAATGGTGGAGGTCCAGAAATTTTATTCAAAAATTATAATGGCGATGTAATTATTCGTTCTAACTAA
- a CDS encoding VanW family protein encodes MKKIAKPIERSKLRLYIGKEYYIIKRKLKWLFSSNWAKPKEDINFTNIVFKHRSLILRPLKDVEMYLQENKRTNLILATKKIHKTVIKPGETFSLWKLVGRPSKRKGYLEGLVLKSGKIDTDTGGGLCQLGNLLFWVFAHSPLTITERYRHSYDVFPDVKRKVPFGAGATLSYNYIDLQVRNETNNSFQINLSLDDTHLNGNLTSLHSLNTSYSIEERDHKIELQFWGGYTRHNKIYQMQENSNGIINEKLLVENNAIMMYNPILEHQ; translated from the coding sequence GTGAAAAAAATTGCTAAACCCATTGAAAGAAGTAAATTAAGATTATATATAGGAAAAGAATATTACATCATAAAGAGAAAACTAAAATGGCTATTTAGTTCAAATTGGGCGAAACCTAAAGAAGATATAAATTTCACTAATATAGTTTTCAAGCATAGGTCTCTAATTTTAAGACCTCTTAAGGATGTTGAGATGTATTTACAGGAAAATAAAAGGACGAATTTAATTTTAGCCACAAAAAAGATTCATAAAACAGTTATTAAGCCAGGAGAAACATTTTCTTTATGGAAACTAGTAGGAAGACCTTCTAAAAGAAAAGGATATCTTGAAGGTTTAGTTTTGAAAAGTGGAAAAATTGATACTGATACAGGTGGAGGATTGTGTCAATTAGGAAATTTACTATTTTGGGTTTTTGCTCACAGTCCTTTAACCATCACAGAAAGGTACAGACATAGTTATGATGTTTTTCCCGATGTGAAAAGAAAAGTACCTTTTGGAGCTGGGGCAACTTTATCTTATAATTATATAGATTTACAAGTAAGAAATGAAACTAATAATAGCTTCCAAATCAATTTAAGTTTAGATGACACTCATTTGAATGGAAATTTAACCTCATTACATAGTCTAAACACTAGTTACTCAATTGAAGAACGTGATCATAAAATAGAACTTCAATTTTGGGGAGGTTATACTAGACATAATAAAATTTATCAAATGCAAGAAAATTCAAATGGAATTATCAACGAGAAACTTTTAGTTGAAAATAATGCTATTATGATGTATAATCCTATATTAGAACACCAATAA
- a CDS encoding universal stress protein, which yields MKRILVPVDFSIQSENALKTAAYYGRTFDYEIVAVHMLELSTAMMNNSNTTKETVLYLKLAENKFNEFLDKDYLKDVKVTPILKHYKVFTELNTLYNEEKIDLVMMGSKGATGFKEFLIGSNAQKVIRHSNVPVLVIKDEPLDHGFKKAIFACDFTDDSIGPYKRIKEFCDFIGLQTKMIYVNTPGKSFLSSAEMRNTVKNFFDKANNNSDHLEDVSYISDYTIEAGITNYAKSYDADIIIMTTHGRSSFSQIFDHSITEDVVNHVNIPVISFKILPKSERK from the coding sequence ATGAAAAGAATATTAGTCCCCGTAGATTTTTCTATCCAGTCAGAAAATGCATTAAAAACAGCGGCCTATTATGGTAGAACTTTTGATTATGAAATCGTAGCTGTACATATGCTTGAGTTATCTACAGCAATGATGAATAATTCAAATACTACAAAAGAAACTGTACTTTATCTGAAATTAGCTGAAAATAAATTCAATGAATTTTTAGATAAAGATTACTTAAAAGATGTAAAAGTGACTCCTATTTTAAAACATTATAAAGTTTTTACAGAACTAAACACTTTATATAATGAAGAAAAAATTGATCTTGTTATGATGGGATCTAAAGGAGCCACTGGTTTTAAAGAATTTTTAATTGGATCTAATGCTCAAAAAGTAATTAGACACTCAAATGTTCCAGTGCTTGTGATAAAAGACGAACCGTTAGATCATGGATTTAAAAAAGCAATTTTTGCCTGTGATTTTACAGACGATTCAATTGGACCATATAAAAGAATTAAAGAGTTTTGTGATTTTATCGGTTTACAAACAAAAATGATTTATGTAAATACACCAGGGAAATCATTTTTAAGTTCTGCTGAAATGAGAAATACAGTTAAAAATTTCTTCGATAAAGCAAACAATAATTCAGATCATTTAGAAGATGTTTCTTATATTTCTGACTATACTATTGAAGCTGGAATTACCAATTATGCAAAGAGTTACGATGCTGACATCATAATTATGACCACTCATGGTAGAAGTAGCTTTTCTCAAATTTTTGATCACAGCATCACTGAAGACGTCGTAAATCATGTAAACATCCCAGTTATTTCATTCAAAATATTACCTAAATCAGAAAGAAAATAA
- a CDS encoding FtsB family cell division protein, with the protein MKLNRTVKILGITVGITYVIILTVFVGWMIFFDENSYMRHQEFNSEIKELETWVDYHKKRIAEDKETIRKLQDSLELERFAREKYLMKRENEDIYIIEFDTIKK; encoded by the coding sequence ATGAAATTAAACAGAACAGTAAAAATATTAGGTATTACCGTTGGAATTACATATGTTATTATACTAACAGTTTTTGTTGGATGGATGATTTTCTTTGATGAGAATTCTTACATGAGACATCAAGAATTTAATTCTGAAATTAAGGAACTAGAAACTTGGGTAGATTACCATAAAAAAAGAATTGCTGAAGACAAAGAAACCATACGAAAACTACAAGATTCTCTAGAATTAGAACGATTCGCCAGAGAAAAATATTTAATGAAAAGAGAAAACGAAGATATTTACATAATTGAATTTGATACCATAAAAAAATAA
- the scpA gene encoding methylmalonyl-CoA mutase, translating to MSRKDISNIKLETNKKTDIQSFEHEKFVAGIAPNLRGPYSTMYVRRPWTIRQYAGFSTAEESNAFYRRNLAAGQKGLSVAFDLATHRGYDSDHERVQGDVGKAGVAIDSVEDMKVLFDQIPLDKMSVSMTMNGAVLPILAFYIIAAEEQGVKPEQLAGTIQNDILKEFMVRNTYIYPPTPSMKIIADIFEYTSNHMPKFNSISISGYHMQEAGATPEIELAYTLADGLEYIKTGLAAGMDIDAFAPRLSFFWAIGMNHFTEIAKMRAGRMLWAKLVKQFNPKNPKSLALRTHCQTSGWSLTEQDPFNNVARTAIEAMAAAFGGTQSLHTNALDEAIALPTDFSARIARNTQIYLQQETHITKTVDPWAGSYHLEQLTEEITNKAWKLIQEVDKLGGMTKAIEKGIPKMRIEEAAAIKQARIDSGQDVIVGVNKYKLEQEDPLHILEVDNEAVRKSQIDRLNDLKEKRNQEDVQKSLTDLTKCAETGNGNLLDLAVKAARNRATLGEISDALESIFGRHKAVHKTISGVYSKEIKDDSLFKKASELADNFAELEGRRPRIMIAKLGQDGHDRGAKVVATGYADLGFDVDVGPLFQTPKEAAKQAIENDVHILGISSLAAGHKTLVPQVIGELKKYGREDIMVIVGGVIPAQDYQFLFDTGAVGVFGPGTKIAQAAIDMLEILIDSVEE from the coding sequence ATGAGTAGAAAAGATATATCCAATATAAAATTAGAGACAAATAAAAAAACTGATATCCAAAGTTTTGAACACGAAAAATTTGTTGCTGGAATAGCCCCTAATTTACGTGGGCCTTATTCTACAATGTATGTAAGAAGACCTTGGACTATTAGACAGTATGCTGGTTTTTCAACAGCTGAAGAAAGTAATGCTTTTTACAGAAGAAACTTAGCTGCCGGACAAAAAGGTTTATCTGTTGCTTTCGATTTAGCTACGCATAGAGGTTACGATTCAGATCACGAAAGAGTTCAAGGTGATGTTGGTAAAGCTGGTGTTGCTATTGATTCTGTAGAAGACATGAAAGTATTATTCGACCAGATTCCTTTAGATAAAATGTCTGTTTCTATGACAATGAACGGAGCTGTCTTACCAATTCTTGCTTTTTACATTATTGCCGCTGAAGAACAAGGTGTAAAACCAGAACAATTAGCAGGAACTATACAAAATGATATTTTAAAGGAGTTTATGGTGAGAAATACTTATATCTACCCACCTACTCCTTCAATGAAAATTATTGCTGACATCTTTGAATACACCAGTAATCATATGCCGAAGTTTAATTCAATTTCTATCTCTGGCTATCATATGCAAGAAGCTGGAGCTACTCCTGAAATTGAATTAGCTTATACATTAGCTGATGGATTGGAATATATTAAGACTGGTTTGGCAGCAGGAATGGACATTGATGCTTTTGCTCCAAGATTATCTTTCTTCTGGGCTATTGGAATGAATCATTTTACTGAAATTGCAAAAATGCGTGCAGGTAGAATGTTATGGGCAAAATTGGTAAAACAATTCAATCCTAAAAATCCAAAATCTTTAGCATTAAGAACACACTGCCAAACAAGTGGTTGGAGTTTAACAGAGCAAGACCCTTTTAACAATGTAGCAAGAACAGCAATTGAAGCAATGGCTGCCGCATTTGGTGGAACGCAAAGTTTACACACTAATGCTTTAGATGAAGCTATTGCATTACCTACAGACTTTTCTGCTCGTATCGCAAGAAATACTCAGATTTATTTACAGCAAGAAACTCACATTACAAAAACTGTTGATCCTTGGGCTGGTAGTTATCACTTAGAGCAACTTACTGAAGAAATTACCAATAAAGCTTGGAAACTTATTCAAGAAGTGGACAAATTAGGAGGAATGACTAAAGCTATTGAAAAAGGAATTCCTAAAATGAGGATTGAAGAAGCCGCAGCAATTAAACAAGCAAGAATTGATAGCGGACAAGATGTAATTGTTGGTGTTAATAAGTATAAATTAGAACAGGAAGATCCTTTACATATTTTAGAAGTTGATAATGAAGCTGTTCGAAAATCTCAAATAGATCGTCTAAACGATTTAAAAGAGAAAAGAAATCAAGAAGATGTTCAGAAATCTCTTACTGATTTAACAAAATGTGCAGAAACTGGTAACGGAAATTTATTGGACTTGGCTGTTAAAGCTGCTAGAAATAGAGCTACCTTAGGAGAAATTTCAGATGCTTTAGAATCTATTTTTGGTAGACATAAAGCAGTACATAAAACCATATCTGGCGTGTATAGTAAAGAAATAAAAGACGATTCGTTATTTAAAAAAGCTAGTGAACTAGCTGATAATTTTGCTGAGTTAGAAGGAAGAAGACCAAGAATAATGATTGCTAAATTAGGTCAAGATGGTCATGATCGTGGTGCAAAAGTTGTTGCCACTGGTTATGCTGACTTAGGATTTGATGTAGATGTTGGTCCACTTTTTCAAACACCAAAAGAAGCTGCAAAGCAAGCCATTGAAAATGATGTTCATATTTTAGGAATTTCATCATTAGCTGCTGGACATAAAACATTAGTTCCTCAAGTAATTGGAGAATTAAAAAAATATGGTCGCGAAGATATTATGGTAATAGTTGGAGGTGTAATTCCTGCTCAAGATTATCAATTTTTATTTGATACTGGTGCTGTTGGGGTTTTCGGACCAGGAACAAAAATAGCTCAAGCCGCTATAGATATGTTAGAAATTTTAATTGATAGTGTAGAAGAATAA
- a CDS encoding RNA polymerase sigma factor, whose protein sequence is MLKVKSGESHTLGLLYERYKKRLFGFFFQMSKDASLCEDLVQNVFIRVIKYKHTYTEESNFVSWIFKIARNVYYDHFKGKNKSKTYDIEEQYDVHSFENAENSIEQTERILLLKKAINQLPKAKREIIILSKMKELKYKELGEIIGCSEGNARIKVHRALHDLKKIYLTLEER, encoded by the coding sequence ATGCTGAAAGTAAAATCAGGCGAAAGTCATACGTTGGGGCTTTTATATGAGCGTTACAAGAAACGTTTGTTTGGTTTCTTTTTTCAGATGAGTAAAGATGCTAGTTTGTGTGAAGATTTAGTACAAAACGTGTTCATACGAGTTATTAAATATAAGCACACTTATACCGAGGAAAGTAATTTTGTGTCATGGATTTTTAAAATCGCCAGAAATGTATATTATGATCATTTCAAAGGGAAAAACAAAAGTAAAACCTATGATATAGAAGAACAATATGATGTTCATTCTTTTGAAAATGCAGAGAACTCAATAGAACAAACAGAAAGAATATTGCTTTTAAAGAAAGCGATAAATCAATTGCCTAAGGCTAAAAGAGAAATAATTATTCTAAGTAAAATGAAAGAGTTGAAGTATAAAGAATTGGGAGAAATCATAGGGTGTTCAGAAGGTAATGCAAGGATAAAAGTACATAGAGCATTGCACGATTTAAAAAAGATTTATTTAACATTAGAAGAGAGATAG
- a CDS encoding alpha/beta hydrolase: MKKIITVFGVLILIISCSSNDEKTINLDQEEFLDKSYGIGDLQKYDIFLPEGRTQANTKVLMIIHGGGWTSGDKNELTFIYNYFKKLGRNFAIVNFNYTLADLNTKPIPLQTNDIKKFISHLKEMKDVYNIGDEFFLLGSSAGAHLSMMYGYKFDTDKDIRGIINVVGPTNFLHTSYTQTTNNETAELLNNVQVLHNETIENNPSFYESISPIFHISSESPATISFYGGNDLLVPEQQGEILHKALDELQVVNELYIYPTEGHGWGEPNILDTFLKIESFLNKN, translated from the coding sequence ATGAAAAAAATTATCACTGTTTTTGGGGTATTAATACTAATAATTTCGTGTTCATCAAATGATGAAAAAACTATAAATTTAGATCAGGAAGAATTCCTTGATAAATCTTACGGTATCGGTGATTTACAGAAATATGATATTTTTTTACCTGAGGGAAGAACTCAAGCAAATACCAAAGTATTGATGATTATTCATGGAGGAGGATGGACTTCTGGCGATAAAAATGAATTGACTTTTATTTACAATTATTTTAAAAAGTTAGGGCGTAATTTTGCGATTGTAAATTTTAATTACACATTGGCAGATTTAAATACTAAGCCGATTCCTTTACAAACTAACGATATAAAAAAGTTTATTTCTCATCTAAAAGAAATGAAAGATGTATATAATATAGGAGATGAATTCTTTTTATTAGGATCGAGTGCTGGAGCACATTTATCGATGATGTATGGTTATAAATTTGATACAGATAAAGATATTAGAGGAATTATTAATGTTGTCGGACCTACTAATTTTTTGCATACATCTTATACGCAAACTACAAACAATGAAACGGCAGAATTATTAAATAATGTTCAGGTTTTACATAATGAAACTATAGAAAATAATCCTTCTTTTTACGAATCTATTAGTCCTATTTTTCATATTTCTTCAGAATCACCAGCTACAATTTCTTTTTATGGAGGAAATGATCTTCTAGTTCCTGAACAACAAGGTGAAATATTACATAAAGCTTTAGATGAACTTCAAGTAGTAAATGAATTATACATATATCCTACTGAAGGTCATGGTTGGGGAGAGCCCAATATTCTTGATACTTTCCTTAAAATTGAATCTTTTTTAAATAAAAATTAA
- a CDS encoding methylmalonyl-CoA mutase subunit beta, giving the protein MENFLFDEFEGVSEKAWKQKIQVDLKGLDYNKTLLWNTNEGITVRPFYSKEDQTHQKIQLPSSNFSICESIFIDDVYIANKLANDALQRGANAIEFIVDEEFDIEKLLNNLQLKSETKTYFKFNFLDANFVKKLSDFLINENVYFNIDIIGNLAKTGNWYSNLQSDHKQLESISSINNSIAVNASTYQNAGANCTQQLAYALAHANEYLNHFGAKIADQVHFNFSVGTNYFFEIAKLRAFRILWQSLLKEYDISENEAHIFVQPTLRNKTLYDYNTNMLRTTSECMSAILGGANTISNASYDEIFHKSNEFGERISRNQLLVIKEESGFENAQHFADGSYYIESITHQLAENALEIFKQIEQGGGFLKQLKEGIIQRKIEESAQKEQGLFDQGELVLLGTNKIQNENDRMKNDLELFPFVKKRSEKTLIQPIITKRLAEKLEQERLENE; this is encoded by the coding sequence ATGGAGAATTTTTTATTTGATGAATTTGAAGGTGTTTCTGAAAAAGCTTGGAAACAAAAAATACAGGTAGATTTAAAAGGATTAGACTACAATAAAACGTTACTTTGGAATACTAACGAAGGAATTACAGTTAGACCTTTTTACTCTAAAGAAGATCAAACACATCAAAAAATTCAACTACCTTCTTCTAACTTTTCTATTTGTGAATCAATTTTCATTGATGACGTCTACATAGCAAATAAACTGGCTAATGATGCGCTGCAAAGAGGTGCAAACGCTATCGAATTCATAGTAGATGAAGAGTTTGATATAGAAAAACTTTTAAATAATTTACAACTAAAATCAGAAACAAAAACATATTTTAAGTTTAACTTTTTAGATGCTAATTTTGTAAAAAAATTATCTGATTTCTTAATTAACGAAAACGTTTACTTTAATATTGATATTATTGGAAACCTAGCAAAAACAGGTAACTGGTATTCAAATTTACAATCAGATCATAAACAGCTTGAAAGTATTAGTAGCATAAATAATAGTATTGCAGTTAATGCTTCTACATATCAAAATGCAGGTGCTAATTGCACACAACAGTTAGCATATGCGCTAGCTCATGCTAATGAATATTTAAATCATTTTGGTGCTAAAATAGCTGATCAAGTCCATTTCAATTTTTCTGTCGGCACAAACTATTTCTTTGAAATCGCAAAGTTGAGAGCATTTAGAATTTTATGGCAATCACTTTTAAAAGAATACGACATCAGCGAAAATGAAGCACATATATTTGTTCAACCAACATTAAGAAACAAAACATTATATGACTATAACACTAACATGCTGAGAACTACATCTGAGTGTATGAGTGCAATTTTAGGAGGAGCTAATACTATTTCAAATGCTTCTTATGATGAAATTTTTCATAAATCAAACGAATTTGGAGAACGAATTTCTAGAAATCAACTTTTAGTTATTAAAGAAGAAAGTGGATTTGAAAATGCACAACATTTTGCTGATGGTAGTTATTATATAGAAAGTATAACTCATCAGTTGGCAGAAAATGCTTTAGAAATTTTCAAACAAATAGAACAAGGTGGAGGATTTTTAAAACAATTAAAAGAAGGAATAATTCAAAGAAAAATAGAAGAATCTGCACAAAAAGAACAAGGTTTATTTGATCAAGGAGAACTAGTTTTATTAGGAACGAATAAAATTCAAAACGAAAATGATCGAATGAAAAACGATTTAGAGTTATTTCCTTTTGTAAAGAAACGATCAGAAAAAACGTTAATTCAACCAATTATTACAAAAAGATTAGCAGAAAAACTTGAACAAGAAAGACTAGAAAATGAATAA